The following is a genomic window from Episyrphus balteatus chromosome 1, idEpiBalt1.1, whole genome shotgun sequence.
tatgaatggcATTCCAATTTctgtttatgaaaaattcaaaatttttttgaaaatttgttatttataaataatcatttttatcaaaaaaaacaaaaccgacttccatgatttaaaacggggttttatggtttttctaatagttcctatggcttaaactgaactgaattgaaatgggaccacattccagccactagctttccaatacaaaaagaattatcaaaattgattcactctgtccaaagttatgcggtaacaaacataaaaaaaaaaatggaagtcggtaaaaacgaaaaaaactatttaaaaaaaaacgtctctaacgattttaaaaaaaaattctaaattttctttggtttaataGAAATTAAACGAGGCGTGAATTAACAAAAGGACGAATTTTCATCTAAACAAATTATACAGAAATCCCAAACAAATGTTAGAAAAATATCCGGTTTGTATGAAATTCAGTTTTCGAACGGTCATTTTATGCAAGGAATAAGGGGTTTTAGTAGTTTCAATTGAAGGCAAAATGTGTAGATTTGccttaaaaagtgaaaaacataaaaattgggAATACGGATTTGTGTTATTTCACTTATCAAATAAGTCAAAactgttccaaaaaaaaatgttttcgtaatTCTTAAaacaagttatatttttttaaatgttttctaaatttattttttaaattatataaaagataattacaatttttaaatactaagcTTAAAATTGCATGCTCTACTCAACTTTTTCTAtaaaagcaagtacgtgcgacccagtttggaatttttttactcGATCAAGTAGAACAAGTATTGAGGGCTTTcatgtcaaacaaaaatttctagattttaaatcaaaactagcatcacgatgatggagaagtcgaattttttcaagtaaattattgcaatttccttaaaaatgactctaacgattttgattaaattcggTCTTCGCACGTTAGGCTGTAAATAGTGTTACCAAAATtgattagtttttcttaaaaaatgagaataccttatgtaaatgtaaatattttttttttttcaaacaatatgATGGAAAAACATCATCTGTATTTAATGGTACATCCGAAATCGGACTCGATAGTTAATATTCGATATAATAAGCAAATCGaagatattataaataaatctCCGATTTACAATTACAGTGGATTACCCTTCCATAGTCCTCTAGTTTTGAATGTTTCGGTTGAGCATGTTCCAACTTCCGAAATTGACGAAGAAAGGAGCATTCTCCCAGAGGCATCCTGATAAGGAGGACTCAGTTCCATAACTCGACTCTATTGATATTGAATTCTCGCGTCTTCTCTAGAACTTGGtgtatttcaaatattttatcaatgGTGGACTTTTCAGATCTAAAGCAACACTGCTAAGTTGAAATTAGATTTTCAGTAAACGGTTAGAGACGTTTACAAAAAACGGTGTACCACATGGAAGTCATTTGGGGCCATTTctattaattatatttcttattttttgttacagTTGCAAAATTACtgtttttctatctttttttcttccagaGCTATAGGAATGTTGCCTTCAAAAACATCTGAGGAATCAATTTCTTATACACTTTTCAACGCCTTTATGATGGTATCTTTGATTGCATTTGTGGCCTCTATAACTGCTGATCTTTATGAAGCTTCATCAGATATCATAATGTTCGGAGAAGATCTCTGCGTGTTAGTTGGGGTaagacattttaattaatatcaacAGTAATTTGATAAAATGAGACCTcagttattaaaaaacaattcctCTGAAGTTTGAAGAATGATCATTCTCTGAGATCTTATTTATTCTGGTTTGAAAACTTACTGCTTTAgattgtttttggtttatcttttttcaGGTCTACTTAATTCTTCTAAAAATTTTCCTATACCGAATCTACAAGAAAAATATCATTTATATTGTTGGAGAATTCCGCAGTCTATTAAACAAATACTCAACTGGATCCGAAGCCATTCGCAAGATCCAAAGACAAAGCTACATTCGAGACATTGTCATCTTTAATACATTCCTCATTTTGGGTGATTTTCTATTTGTAGCTTTGGCTTTTCAACCAATATTTTCAGGTGAACCTGGAACTTTACCATTTCGAGCAAAATACCCATTTTCTTTAGAAAACAAACGTACATTCCAAGCAGTTTATGGATTTCAATGCTTTTGTACTTTGATTTGTCTCaaagttataatttatattgatAATGTTGGTTGTATAACAATTCATCAGACTGCTGTCAATTTGGAAatattatgtgaaaaaattagagaatttgGTAAGAGAAGAATGAGTCGTGAAGATTTGGGAGAAATTATTGCTCATCATCAGAGAAttatcaagtaaaaaaaattggtgtagttaaaaagttacaaagctacctaaaaaatacttttaattttgtagattGATAAAATATGTCAACAAATATTATTACTATAATTTTGTTGGTCAAGTTGGTGCAAGTACATTTCTTATATGTTTGACAGCTTTTGAGGCCCAAATTGCCAAAGATCAACCGTTTGTAGCTTTGAAATTTCAACTCTTCATGATTGCATCATTCAATCAGCTTTTCTATTGGTGCTGGGTTGGAAATCAAGTTCGTTTTAATGTAAGTAAAGTTTATTAATAGATTATTTAAGAccttagagattttttttttaagtcgttAGAGGTCGCTGCAGCTGCCTTTGAATGTGAATGGCTCACACAACCACCAACTTTTAGAAGAGATTTgatgtttttgattttaagggcTCAGAAACCATTGTCATTTAGAGCTCAACCACTTTATGGATTTGATTTTGAAGCATTCTCAAGAGTTTGTATCAAGACTTAAAAagttcaaagtttaaaaatttttaattcttatattTTTAGATACTGAGTTCATCCTATTCGGTTTTTACTATGCTGAGAACATTTAATGATTAAACATTTTTCTGATTTTGAAGgaacttttggttttattttttaatagagctttcttttgatgtctcactcaatggatttggaggaaagttttgaaaatacatttttttcgggcaaggggttaaccttggatttttttcgaaattcaaaaaaaaaattgaattttgattttattcatgAATAGAGCTACAAgagatctttcttttgatgtctcaatcggcggttttggagaaaatttttaaaaatgtatttttttcggcaagggattaacctaggattttttttcgaaattccgaaaaaaattaaattttgattttatttatgaatacatcttaaagaggcctttcttttgatatcacactcgatgaatttggaggaaatttttgaaaatgcattttttttctggcaaggggttaaccttgaattttttgaaattcaaaaaaaaaaatggaattttgattttattcatgAATAGAGCTTCAAgagatctttcttttgatgtctcaatcggcggatttggagaaattttttaaaatacattttttcggcaagggattttttttccaaattccgaaaaaaattgaattttgattttatttatgaatacaTCTTAAAGAGGCCTTCCTTTTGATATCATACTCTAttaatttggaagaaatttttgaaaatgcatttttttcggcaaggggttaaccttggatttttttcgaaattccgaaaaaaaataatttcgattttatttatgaatacatcttaaaaagaattttcttttgatatcacactcgatgaatttggaggcaatttttgaaaatgcattttttttcgggcaaggggttaaccttaaattttttcgaaattccaaaaaaaaaaaaattgaattttaattttattcatgaatagagctttaagagacctttcttttgatgtctcctcgatggatttggagaaaatttttgaaaatgcatttttttcggcaagggtttgacctaggatttttttcgaagttccaaaaaaagtaattttgattttattcatgAATACATCTTAAAAAGGCCTTTCTTTTAATATCACACTCGacgaatttggaggaaatttttgaaaatgcatttttttcggcaagggtttaacctaggatttttttttcgaaattccaaaaaaaattgaattttgattttattcatgaatagagcttcaagagacctttcttttgatgtctcactcgacatatttggagaaaattttttaaaattcatttttttcggcaaggggttaaccttggatttttttcgaaattccgaaaaaaattaatttcgattttatttatgaataaatcttaaaaaggcctttcttttgatatcacACTCGAcgaatttggaagaaatttttgaaaatgcattttttttcggcaagggtttaacctaggatttttttcgaagttccaaaaaaagtaattttgattttattcatgAATACATCTTAaaaaggcctttcttttgatatcacACTCGacgaatttggaggaaatttttgaaaatgcatttttttcggcaagggtttaacctaggatttttttttcgaaattccgaaaaaaattgaatttttattttattcatgaatacagcttcaagagacctttcttttgacgtctcactcgatggatttataggaaatttttaaaaatgcatttttttcgggcaatgggttaaccttggattttttcgaaaatcaaaaaaaaaggatttgctatttttgtgcctaaatgtTTAGGTCTGATTACTATGAATTCATATCTGTAATTCagaacttgtttcgagactttggtacgaaaaaaaattggcttctgtaaagctttacaggtgcttCTTTAGCTTTTGTTATcctttataaaatcaaaatttttagttgGGTACCtgattaacttttatttttcctgaAGTTTCTTACCACTTTTTAAGGTCTCAAAAATATCTTATCCAATGAAAATCGACGAAAAACTAGGACATTACAATAAATCTACTCATTCACGTTCTGCAAAGTGTGCTTGCCACACCTTTTTTAAAAGACACGCGCCGAACATAATTCGCGTCGTCGTCGGTCGCTCTGTTTAAATGAAAATGTTTCTGCATTATGTGTATATAAGaagtgttttttattatcaattatGCCTATCCTGAAGTCTTCCTCATTGCAAAATGAATCTTCATATCCGAAGTCACTTATATCTTCATCAGACTTTCATTTATACCTCGCTTAAGAAGAGCTTGTCATTTTGAATTCAAAGTCGTACGCTGAACACAACTTTGATATCATTTGAAATGATCTTACATTAATTCAACGAGTAATATCTATTTTAtttgataatattttaatttatattctcTGATAAGCTTCAAAGTAGCAggtgttttttttgccaaagcAGAAGTCTTATACAAATTGCAAAACAAGATGTCTGCTCGATAGCCACCGACACTGACATACGGCCACTACGTAGCATTTACCTGTTTCATTTAATGACAAACATTACGTTATCTATTGAGGGAATGAGaattatatgtatttgtatttaaattaattcttaTAAGCTTTAATTTAAAAGTAGACATTAATAATTATAACGGTCCTTCTATTAAATGGGTAACTAGGCTCAGACAACTTCATTcattcatacaaaagtcaaaagTGACATCTTCTGTCAACtgtcattttataaattgaaatacaTGCATTAACGTAATCAACTGTCAGTGACAGTGACATTAAAGCTGTCAAAGTAAGAAAACTTCAAAATGATTTCAGGACTGACTTATGTATGTCATGGATTTAGGACTTCGTTTCAAGTCCTTATTCCATAACTTATCACTAAAATACTTAAGTCAGACATAAACTTACGTGTATTTCCTCTCCCAAACGATGAATCAATCAAACAAACCAACCACAACAACGGCTTTCAACGATGACAGGTTTATGAATTTATGTATACAAAGTTTCACCATCGAAATCCACATATATCTGCCTCTTAACACTTGTTTCTGGACCTAACCTGTCAGTTCAAAACCCGAGCAATAAATCATCCCATTATAATGAAGTCACAATAATTTCCCACTTGCAGAGCTACTGTAGTCGATGACGACGATGGCAGCGCATGGCGAGAACGACACACAACTGCAATTCTTTGGATCAGGTTAAACTCCGGCGATGGTTGGGTTTTGGTTGTTATGTACTTTAAATTGAATCGATCGATGGCTGTCAGGCAATGTCGCGTGCCAGTGGTGGAGTAAGCTTATCATATCTGACACTAATTCAAGTCGATGACAGtagttgttatttttaaatgtgaaaaagattgaaaaacaGGAAAACAAGGCTGTGTGGGGATTGATAAAACCTGTAGGTGCATTTACACGCAAAATATGTAGGTAGTTGGTATgcagtattaaaaatttagatttttatgATCTACATCCGCAAAGAgtacaacaaaaacttaattCTACAATTTATGTCATAACGTTACGTGACGttagttttaaaacaaataaagatgGGATCTTTATAATTGTCAAATTCGCTTTAAACTAATGAACTTGAGGAATATTAAGCTTTCTATGGCTGTATTGGCTGACAAAAAGAATAATATTAATTGTGAATAATAAATTTGCACACTCAAAAACCTCTTTTTGATATCTTAATCAAACAAACCATTAATAACAAATGAATGTAAAATTAGTTTAATAGCGAATAATGACAACATTCAGCGTGACATCTTATATTTTTCATCTTGGAGCCACCTGTTTGCTGGTATCTAATGTTTCAGGTGGCACAGGTCAGTCAGTA
Proteins encoded in this region:
- the LOC129905302 gene encoding odorant receptor 47b, whose product is MKAAAEQTLRLIWNGYQVWNRVLFKGEQPTDTSMDLSLIQLRAIGMLPSKTSEESISYTLFNAFMMVSLIAFVASITADLYEASSDIIMFGEDLCVLVGVYLILLKIFLYRIYKKNIIYIVGEFRSLLNKYSTGSEAIRKIQRQSYIRDIVIFNTFLILGDFLFVALAFQPIFSGEPGTLPFRAKYPFSLENKRTFQAVYGFQCFCTLICLKVIIYIDNVGCITIHQTAVNLEILCEKIREFGKRRMSREDLGEIIAHHQRIIKLIKYVNKYYYYNFVGQVGASTFLICLTAFEAQIAKDQPFVALKFQLFMIASFNQLFYWCWVGNQVRFNSLEVAAAAFECEWLTQPPTFRRDLMFLILRAQKPLSFRAQPLYGFDFEAFSRILSSSYSVFTMLRTFND